The Amblyomma americanum isolate KBUSLIRL-KWMA chromosome 3, ASM5285725v1, whole genome shotgun sequence genome window below encodes:
- the LOC144123990 gene encoding uncharacterized protein LOC144123990, which translates to MSRLGRIDEYDPKVQNFDSYLERFEHFVSANEVSEAKKLSVFLTVLGAEAYEVLRNLVVPALPGEKTFAEIKILLKNHYSPQTSVIAERCRFNRRVQLEQESVEDFVLELKHLARKCNFGDFLQDALRDRLVAGIRNEETQRALFTTEGLTFQGACKSALDRELATQQAALLQQRGRSEALNAVGTHERCDRKTKDSTRGKS; encoded by the exons ATGTCGCGTCTTGGCAGAATCGATGAGTACGACCCCAAGGTCCAGAATTTTGATTCTTACTTGGAACGGTTTGAACATTTCGTCAGCGCCAATGAGGTCTCGGAAGCAAAGAAACTGTCAGTTTTTCTAACAGTACTTGGCGCAGAGGCGTATGAAGTCCTCAGGAACCTGGTAGTTCCAGCGCTTCCCGGTGAAAAGACTTTCGCTGAAATCAAGATTCTCCTGAAGAATCACTACAGCCCGCAAACTTCAGTCATTGCTGAAAGGTGCAGGTTTAACCGCCGAGTTCAACTGGAGCAAGAGAGCGTAGAAGATTTCGTTCTGGAGTTAAAACACCTTGCTCGGAAGTGCAATTTCGGAGACTTTCTGCAGGATGCCTTGCGAGACAGACTGGTAGCAGGCATTCGCAATGAGGAAACTCAAAGAGCTCTGTTCACCACGGAAGGCTTAACATTTCAAGGCGCATGCAAAAGTGCGCTGGATAGGGAGTTGGCCACACAGCAGGCCGCGCTATTGCAACAAAGAGGTCGCAGTGAGGCACTCAACGCGGTGGGAACGCACGAGAGGTGCGACCGAAAGACAAAAGACTCAACGCGAGGAAAAA GTTGA